Genomic window (bacterium):
CGTCGTCCGTGACGAACAGCGCGAACTGGGCCGCCTCGGTGCGGTGGCGACTTGCGAGCGGCACGACGAGCGCCATCGTCGGCAGGTCGAGGACGTTGCCCCGCCCGTGGGGGGCCGGAGCCACGAGCGTGTCCTTGTAGACGTCCGGGCTGTCGTTCTTCACGCGCAGCAGAAACTGGGGACCGGTGGTCAGCATCCCGAGGCGCGCCCCGGCGTACCGCTCGGTCGCGCCGAGGTACCCGTGCTGGAGCGTATCGTCGGGAAACATGTCGTGCTTGTAGAGGTCCACGTACGCCGCCAGGAGCGCGACGTACGCGGGGCCGCCGAACACGGCGTGCCGGCGGTCGGGACTCAAAATCGGCAGGCCTTCCTCCTGAAAAACGGCGAGCATGCGGACCCCGTCCACGTTCGGCATGAACCCGTACACGCCGGTCTTCTGCTTGATGACCGTGGCGTCGCGGATGAACGCGTCCGTGGTCGCGGGCGGGTGCTGCGGATCCAGGCCCGCGCGTTCGAACAGCGTGCGATTGTACGCGAGGACGTTCGGCACGACGTACCAGGGAATCCCGTACGTCCGCCCGCTGTACCGAAGCGATGCCCAGATGTTGGGGAAGTAGCGCGCCCGGACGTCGGCGGGCACGGCCGCGTCCATGTCCACGAGCGCGCGCGCCTCCGCCAAGCGCAGGGTCCCCTCGGTGTTGAGGTTCACGACGTCGGGGCTCACGCCGCCGGCGATCGACGCGAGCAGTTTCTGGTCGACGGCTTGGGGCTGGACGTCGATCCAGCGGACGGCGACGTCCGGGTGCGCCGCCTGATAGCGCGCGATCACCCCTTGAACGTAGCCCGTGAAGAACGGCTGGAGGGAGATCGTCCAGAACTCAAGCTGGGCGCGGGGATTCCCGGCGGCGGTCCCGACGCTCAGGAGGAGCGCAAGCGCTACGGCGGCGAGGCTGCGTCTCATGGTGGCACCAGGTCTAGTTTCGTGGTGTCGATAGGTTCACCTGCGGTCGCCGCCTCTTGGTTTCCTCATGGGGTCGGAGTTTGCGGTTTCCGTCCGTTTACCTCATCGCGACATCGACGGTGGATTGACTACCAGACGAACGGAATCAGCGCCTTTGTCCGCCGCCTATAGTCGGGGTAGTCGTTCGGAAACTGTTGTGTCATGAGCTTGTCTTCTGCGGTGATGCGCCAGAGAAAGAGCGTCCCGAGGATGACGAGGAGAAAGACCCACGCGCCGCCGCCGACGATCGCCGAACCGATGCACGCGACCAAGCCTCCACCATACATCGGATGCCGTACGTAGCGGTATGGACCCGATGTGACGAGTTCATGTCCTCGCTTGACGGAGACCGTCTGGCTCCAGTTTCGCCCAAGATGCTGCCGCGCCCGGACGAGAACGATCATACCTGCGGCGCACAACACGACGCCGATCCAACCGAGCGCCGGGGCGACAGGGGCGAAGTTGAGGAAGTGGAATATCGCAAAACGCGGAAGCACGAACGCGGCAACAATGGCGAACAGGAGACCAACGCTCTGGACCAGGTGGCCTTGAGTTTCCGGCTTGACGCCTATCGCGGACACTGTCAAGTAGATGACGAGAACGAGCCAGAACGCATCGATGAGCCAGACGAAGATCAGGGGGTGCATGCTGCTCCCCTTGTGCGTTTGATGACCGCGGCCAGAACCACCTCATCAGCTTATGCTCCCCGGGCGCTCGTGACAACAGCTTCGCCGCGGCTGCGGCGTGTCCGGCGGGACTCGGGCCTGTGTCGCGCCGCCGGCGCGCGCCGCAACGAGGGGGAGGACCGGCGCGAAGGTGCGAAAAGTCCTCGGAAACCGACGCGGAGAAACGGCCGGGCACGTGCGTGCGCGATCCCGGGCGACAGCGATCGGCGAGGGAGGCGACGCACATGCCCGGCGATACCAGCCTGTTCGATCTGAGCGGCGACGTCGCGGTTGTGACCGGCGCGCGGCGCGGCATCGGCCGGGGGCTCGCCACGGCGCTCGCGCGGGCCGGCGCGGACATCGTGGCCGTGAGCCGCAACGCGGCGACCGAACTGGCGGCGGAGGTC
Coding sequences:
- a CDS encoding sugar ABC transporter substrate-binding protein, with product MRRSLAAVALALLLSVGTAAGNPRAQLEFWTISLQPFFTGYVQGVIARYQAAHPDVAVRWIDVQPQAVDQKLLASIAGGVSPDVVNLNTEGTLRLAEARALVDMDAAVPADVRARYFPNIWASLRYSGRTYGIPWYVVPNVLAYNRTLFERAGLDPQHPPATTDAFIRDATVIKQKTGVYGFMPNVDGVRMLAVFQEEGLPILSPDRRHAVFGGPAYVALLAAYVDLYKHDMFPDDTLQHGYLGATERYAGARLGMLTTGPQFLLRVKNDSPDVYKDTLVAPAPHGRGNVLDLPTMALVVPLASRHRTEAAQFALFVTDDDNQLAFDHQVVIFPSTRKAAADPFFARGGATPEDRARVIAARELGVARDLTVVVPHSDELFRVFKDAIENAFYGRMTPQQALAWAAHEWDGRL
- a CDS encoding isoprenylcysteine carboxylmethyltransferase family protein, translating into MHPLIFVWLIDAFWLVLVIYLTVSAIGVKPETQGHLVQSVGLLFAIVAAFVLPRFAIFHFLNFAPVAPALGWIGVVLCAAGMIVLVRARQHLGRNWSQTVSVKRGHELVTSGPYRYVRHPMYGGGLVACIGSAIVGGGAWVFLLVILGTLFLWRITAEDKLMTQQFPNDYPDYRRRTKALIPFVW